One genomic segment of Hippoglossus hippoglossus isolate fHipHip1 chromosome 22, fHipHip1.pri, whole genome shotgun sequence includes these proteins:
- the impg1b gene encoding interphotoreceptor matrix proteoglycan 1 isoform X2, translating to MLLKSGLFFTLCVFALHASQIKDLQDPSFSGLRDVKYRHFLEASRPIRHSAHVGHRTRRSTLFTTGVKVCPQETMKAVMGSHRAYYKLRVCQEAIWEAFRIFFDRVPNSEEYRAWVYTCQHQNLCMDELAQNFSSTQEHLELVARRVAEEAELEGAVTATPDHGRECTWTPPLILLPTDDDVNANMIKENNQEYIVEFSVTIVDPAYSELLSDPTSPHYSDITRELTDKMLHVFEKVPGFKEIRVLGFRTEDVSIRYAVVFNGETELNDDPEGLEEPQTETDEDVNAPKLKSIIKKALKQEPSLPMDLQTLNFETVTTIYPVAELGINSVESVLPEAATKTQTEDNGPTYHFLPTVAAIENSLAASTIKPGTHTIVPFTPDILQEASPAVPDETGDVIAPETTTEEEEAVPEVEVMPPTEQDQGGEAEPEGRETDEPEPTDGPNEEQPELQNEDGPLVTPDSDPEEVTRDNPHEDTAQGIEPETAVEPLPPPEESGEAPEDVDESNGGHSGTTDVPAEGSNVQEDVGTSQSGTEADGTAPLGEESGSGYPSESDERPHESTAAPAMRQASTPLMTTVDRSKELVVFFSLRVTNMMFSDDLFNKSSPEYKSLENTFLELTQHSGSSDSPNPGASSKSGPRRQTTLASIPLLPYLESNLTGFKELEILNFRNGSVVVNSKMKLDKPVPYNVTEAVHCVLQDFCSSASKRLDIKIDSRSLEIEPADQGDPCKFLACNEFSRCLVNSWTEEAECVCDPGYRTEEGLPCQSTCSLEPDYCLNEGLCEIIPGHGATCRCPVGKYWHYHGQRCDELVLVPLDPPLIITSLVGSLCLVCGIIGILIFFNKKCIKPKKAVTVVSPDNSTQPDQKS from the exons ATGCTTTTGAAGTCGGGACTAttcttcactttgtgtgtgtttgccctcCACGCAAGTCAAATCAAAG ACCTTCAAGACCCCAGTTTCTCTGGACTCAGGGATGTGAAGTACAGACACTTTCTGGAAGCTTCTCGACCAATCAGACACTCTGCACATGTCGGACATCGGACCAGGAGGTCAACACTGTTCACCACGGGGGTCAAGGTGTGTCCCCAGGAGACAATGAAAGCGGTCATGGGCAGCCATCGGGCCTATTACAAGCTCAGAG TTTGTCAGGAGGCCATCTGGGAGGCGTTCCGGATCTTCTTTGACCGGGTCCCGAACTCGGAGGAGTACAGAGCCTGGGTTTACACCTGCCAGCACCAAAACCTCTGCATGGACGAGCTGGCCCAGAACTTCAGCAGCACTCAGGAGCATCTGGAGTTGGTGGCCAGA AGAGTGGCAGAGGAGGCTGAGCTTGAAGG AGCTGTCACTGCAACCCCAGATCATGGAAGGGAAT GTACCTGGACGCCGCCTCTGATTCTGCTTCCAACGGATGATGACGTG AATGCCAACATGATAAAGGAGAACAATCAGGAGTACATCGTGGAGTTCAGCGTCACCATCGTGGACCCGGCGTACAGCGAGCTCCTCAGCGACCCCACCTCGCCGCATTACAGCGACATCACCCGAGAGCTCACAGACAAG atgcttcatgtgtttgaaaaAGTTCCAGGATTCAAAGAGATTCGTGTTCTGGGATTTCG CACGGAGGATGTGTCTATACGCTACGCTGTGGTCTTTAACGGAGAGACAGAGCTCAATGATGATCCGGAGGGTCTCGAGGAGCCTCAAACGGAAACAGACGAGGATGTAAACGCTCCTAAACTGAAGAGCATCATTAAGAAGGCCTTAAAACAGGAGCCGTCACTACCGATGGACCTACAGACTCTTAACTTTGAGACTG TGACTACAATTTATCCAGTTGCTGAGCTCGGCATCAACTCGGTTGAGAGTGTCCTACCAGAGGCCGCAACAAAGACCCAGACAGAGGACAACGGCCCTACTTACCATTTCTTACCCACAGTGGCAGCGATAGAAAACTCTCTGGCAGCTTCCACGATCAAACCAGGAACACACACCATCGTGCCTTTCACCCCAGACATCCTCCAAGAGGCCAGTCCTGCTGTCCCCGATGAGACCGGAGACGTTATAGCTCCAGAAAccaccacagaggaggaggaagcagtgcCAGAGGTGGAGGTGATGCCACCAACTGAGCAAGACCAGGGAGGTGAGGCCGAACCTGAAGGACGGGAGACGGACG aaCCTGAACCAACTGATGGTCCCAATGAGGAACAGCCCGAGCTGCAGAATGAAGATGGTCCCTTGGTAACTCCAGACTCCGACCCTGAAGAAGTGACGAGGGATAATCCTCATGAGGATACAGCCCAAGGTATCGAACCAGAAACAGCTGTGGAGCCTTTGCCGCCTCCTGAAGAGAGTGGCGAAGCCCCTGAAGACGTAGATGAGTCGAACGGAGGGCACAGTGGAACAACGGACGTCCCTGCTGAGGGCTCAAACGTTCAAGAGGATGTAGGAACGAGTCAGAGCGGGACAGAGGCAGATGGGACCGCGCCTCTGGGGGAGGAGAGCGGCAGCGGATACCCCTCAGAGTCTGACGAACGCCCACATGAATCCACGGCAGCGCCGGCCATGAGACAAGCCAGCACCCCTCTGATGACCACAGTGGACAGGAGCAAAGAGTTAGTGGTTTTCTTTAGCTTGAGGGTCACTAACATGATGTTTTCTGATGACCTGTTCAACAAGAGCTCCCCGGAATATAAATCTCTGGAGAATACCTTTCTTGAGCTG ACACAGCACTCTGGCTCCAGTGACTCGCCAAACCCTGGAGCTTCCAGTAAATCTGGGCCTAGGAGACAGACGACTTTAGCCTCCATACCG CTCCTTCCATACCTCGAGTCCAATTTGACTGGATTCAAGGAGCTGGAAATCCTCAACTTTAGGAACGGCAGCGTCGTGGTGAACAGCAAGATGAAACTGGACAAGCCGGTACCTTATAATGTCACAGAAGCCGTGCACTGCGTGCTCCAAGacttctgcagctctgcatcGAAGCGGCTTGACATCAAGATCGACAGTCGCTCCTTGGAAATAGAGCCGG cCGACCAAGGAGACCCCTGTAAGTTCCTGGCCTGCAATGAGTTTTCACGCTGCCTGGTAAACAGTTGGACTGAGGAGGCCGAGTGTGTGTGCGATCCGGGCTACCGCACCGAGGAAGGCCTGCCGTGTCAGAGCACCTGCTCTCTGGAGCCGGACTATTGTCTCAATGAAGGCCTGTGTGAAATAATCCCAGGACACGGAGCCACCTGCAG GTGTCCTGTAGGTAAATACTGGCACTACCACGGACAACGCTGCGATGAGCTGGTGCTGGTGCCGTTGGACCCTCCGCTTATTATAACCAGCCTCGTGGGAAGTCTCTGCCTTGTTTGTGGCATCATCGGCATTTTGATATTCTTTAACAAGAAGTGTATAAAGCCCAAAAAGGCTGTGACTGTGGT ATCCCCAGACAACTCTACACAACCAGATCAGAAAAGTTAG
- the impg1b gene encoding interphotoreceptor matrix proteoglycan 1 isoform X1: MLLKSGLFFTLCVFALHASQIKDLQDPSFSGLRDVKYRHFLEASRPIRHSAHVGHRTRRSTLFTTGVKVCPQETMKAVMGSHRAYYKLRVCQEAIWEAFRIFFDRVPNSEEYRAWVYTCQHQNLCMDELAQNFSSTQEHLELVARRVAEEAELEGAVTATPDHGRECTWTPPLILLPTDDDVNANMIKENNQEYIVEFSVTIVDPAYSELLSDPTSPHYSDITRELTDKMLHVFEKVPGFKEIRVLGFRTEDVSIRYAVVFNGETELNDDPEGLEEPQTETDEDVNAPKLKSIIKKALKQEPSLPMDLQTLNFETVTTIYPVAELGINSVESVLPEAATKTQTEDNGPTYHFLPTVAAIENSLAASTIKPGTHTIVPFTPDILQEASPAVPDETGDVIAPETTTEEEEAVPEVEVMPPTEQDQGGEAEPEGRETDEPEPTDGPNEEQPELQNEDGPLVTPDSDPEEVTRDNPHEDTAQGIEPETAVEPLPPPEESGEAPEDVDESNGGHSGTTDVPAEGSNVQEDVGTSQSGTEADGTAPLGEESGSGYPSESDERPHESTAAPAMRQASTPLMTTVDRSKELVVFFSLRVTNMMFSDDLFNKSSPEYKSLENTFLELTQHSGSSDSPNPGASSKSGPRRQTTLASIPLLPYLESNLTGFKELEILNFRNGSVVVNSKMKLDKPVPYNVTEAVHCVLQDFCSSASKRLDIKIDSRSLEIEPADQGDPCKFLACNEFSRCLVNSWTEEAECVCDPGYRTEEGLPCQSTCSLEPDYCLNEGLCEIIPGHGATCRCPVGKYWHYHGQRCDELVLVPLDPPLIITSLVGSLCLVCGIIGILIFFNKKCIKPKKAVTVVHTLAPYAFENTLRVNPVFESDDGSLTQVSTLPCPSSSSASSQSRQSEQEHLVSLENIHLSIEIPRQLYTTRSEKLVSEIVDFHHCIPHNETWLLPNEYRTCCLLRPPENECFEESVL; encoded by the exons ATGCTTTTGAAGTCGGGACTAttcttcactttgtgtgtgtttgccctcCACGCAAGTCAAATCAAAG ACCTTCAAGACCCCAGTTTCTCTGGACTCAGGGATGTGAAGTACAGACACTTTCTGGAAGCTTCTCGACCAATCAGACACTCTGCACATGTCGGACATCGGACCAGGAGGTCAACACTGTTCACCACGGGGGTCAAGGTGTGTCCCCAGGAGACAATGAAAGCGGTCATGGGCAGCCATCGGGCCTATTACAAGCTCAGAG TTTGTCAGGAGGCCATCTGGGAGGCGTTCCGGATCTTCTTTGACCGGGTCCCGAACTCGGAGGAGTACAGAGCCTGGGTTTACACCTGCCAGCACCAAAACCTCTGCATGGACGAGCTGGCCCAGAACTTCAGCAGCACTCAGGAGCATCTGGAGTTGGTGGCCAGA AGAGTGGCAGAGGAGGCTGAGCTTGAAGG AGCTGTCACTGCAACCCCAGATCATGGAAGGGAAT GTACCTGGACGCCGCCTCTGATTCTGCTTCCAACGGATGATGACGTG AATGCCAACATGATAAAGGAGAACAATCAGGAGTACATCGTGGAGTTCAGCGTCACCATCGTGGACCCGGCGTACAGCGAGCTCCTCAGCGACCCCACCTCGCCGCATTACAGCGACATCACCCGAGAGCTCACAGACAAG atgcttcatgtgtttgaaaaAGTTCCAGGATTCAAAGAGATTCGTGTTCTGGGATTTCG CACGGAGGATGTGTCTATACGCTACGCTGTGGTCTTTAACGGAGAGACAGAGCTCAATGATGATCCGGAGGGTCTCGAGGAGCCTCAAACGGAAACAGACGAGGATGTAAACGCTCCTAAACTGAAGAGCATCATTAAGAAGGCCTTAAAACAGGAGCCGTCACTACCGATGGACCTACAGACTCTTAACTTTGAGACTG TGACTACAATTTATCCAGTTGCTGAGCTCGGCATCAACTCGGTTGAGAGTGTCCTACCAGAGGCCGCAACAAAGACCCAGACAGAGGACAACGGCCCTACTTACCATTTCTTACCCACAGTGGCAGCGATAGAAAACTCTCTGGCAGCTTCCACGATCAAACCAGGAACACACACCATCGTGCCTTTCACCCCAGACATCCTCCAAGAGGCCAGTCCTGCTGTCCCCGATGAGACCGGAGACGTTATAGCTCCAGAAAccaccacagaggaggaggaagcagtgcCAGAGGTGGAGGTGATGCCACCAACTGAGCAAGACCAGGGAGGTGAGGCCGAACCTGAAGGACGGGAGACGGACG aaCCTGAACCAACTGATGGTCCCAATGAGGAACAGCCCGAGCTGCAGAATGAAGATGGTCCCTTGGTAACTCCAGACTCCGACCCTGAAGAAGTGACGAGGGATAATCCTCATGAGGATACAGCCCAAGGTATCGAACCAGAAACAGCTGTGGAGCCTTTGCCGCCTCCTGAAGAGAGTGGCGAAGCCCCTGAAGACGTAGATGAGTCGAACGGAGGGCACAGTGGAACAACGGACGTCCCTGCTGAGGGCTCAAACGTTCAAGAGGATGTAGGAACGAGTCAGAGCGGGACAGAGGCAGATGGGACCGCGCCTCTGGGGGAGGAGAGCGGCAGCGGATACCCCTCAGAGTCTGACGAACGCCCACATGAATCCACGGCAGCGCCGGCCATGAGACAAGCCAGCACCCCTCTGATGACCACAGTGGACAGGAGCAAAGAGTTAGTGGTTTTCTTTAGCTTGAGGGTCACTAACATGATGTTTTCTGATGACCTGTTCAACAAGAGCTCCCCGGAATATAAATCTCTGGAGAATACCTTTCTTGAGCTG ACACAGCACTCTGGCTCCAGTGACTCGCCAAACCCTGGAGCTTCCAGTAAATCTGGGCCTAGGAGACAGACGACTTTAGCCTCCATACCG CTCCTTCCATACCTCGAGTCCAATTTGACTGGATTCAAGGAGCTGGAAATCCTCAACTTTAGGAACGGCAGCGTCGTGGTGAACAGCAAGATGAAACTGGACAAGCCGGTACCTTATAATGTCACAGAAGCCGTGCACTGCGTGCTCCAAGacttctgcagctctgcatcGAAGCGGCTTGACATCAAGATCGACAGTCGCTCCTTGGAAATAGAGCCGG cCGACCAAGGAGACCCCTGTAAGTTCCTGGCCTGCAATGAGTTTTCACGCTGCCTGGTAAACAGTTGGACTGAGGAGGCCGAGTGTGTGTGCGATCCGGGCTACCGCACCGAGGAAGGCCTGCCGTGTCAGAGCACCTGCTCTCTGGAGCCGGACTATTGTCTCAATGAAGGCCTGTGTGAAATAATCCCAGGACACGGAGCCACCTGCAG GTGTCCTGTAGGTAAATACTGGCACTACCACGGACAACGCTGCGATGAGCTGGTGCTGGTGCCGTTGGACCCTCCGCTTATTATAACCAGCCTCGTGGGAAGTCTCTGCCTTGTTTGTGGCATCATCGGCATTTTGATATTCTTTAACAAGAAGTGTATAAAGCCCAAAAAGGCTGTGACTGTGGT GCACACCCTTGCTCCCTATGCCTTTGAGAATACTTTGAGGGTGAACCCAGTGTTTGAGAGTGATGATGGTTCCTTAACTCAAGTGTCCACATTGCCATGTCCTTCAagttcttctgcttcttcccAATCCCGACAGTCTGAGCAAGAACATTTAGTCTCTCTTGAGAATATACATCTGAGTATTGAG ATCCCCAGACAACTCTACACAACCAGATCAGAAAAGTTAGTCTCCGAGATTGTGGACTTCCATCACTGTATACCACACAATGAG acgTGGCTCCTGCCAAATGAATACCGAACATGTTGTCTCTTAAGGCCACCGGAGAACGAATGTTTCGAAGAATCTGTTCTTTGA